The Ktedonobacteraceae bacterium genome contains a region encoding:
- the nuoK gene encoding NADH-quinone oxidoreductase subunit NuoK: protein MQLSGYLIVSAIIFTVGVVGVLVRRNPLVIFMSIELMLNAVNLSFMAFSHFLNSVDGQMFVFLVLTVAAAEVVVGLAIIVSIFRTRRDIDVDDMNALRG from the coding sequence ATGCAACTATCGGGATATTTAATAGTAAGCGCCATCATTTTTACGGTGGGGGTGGTGGGAGTGCTTGTGCGGCGCAATCCACTGGTTATCTTTATGTCGATTGAATTGATGTTGAATGCCGTCAATCTCTCGTTTATGGCCTTCTCGCATTTTCTAAACTCGGTGGATGGGCAGATGTTTGTTTTTCTCGTGTTGACCGTTGCCGCGGCAGAGGTAGTGGTAGGTCTGGCCATCATCGTTTCCATCTTCCGCACGCGCCGCGATATCGATGTCGACGACATGAATGCATTGCGAGGCTAA
- the nuoI gene encoding NADH-quinone oxidoreductase subunit NuoI, with the protein MSFDIIKGMATTLRNMGKKPTTVSYPEQERELPARFRGRHVLHRYENGLERCVGCYLCAGACPADAIYIEAEENTEENRVSPGERYAKVFDVNLLRCIFCGYCEAACPTGAITLERIYKLASYYPEDMVYHKEQLLEPEGQATVGSAAVWFEPPPPEAPQPIPQETHVFDGSQASAAAVGLGTIPTQEPVLLTDEEQDEDRRKLQRGKDWEKV; encoded by the coding sequence ATGTCATTCGACATCATCAAGGGTATGGCAACCACCCTGAGAAATATGGGCAAGAAGCCGACGACGGTCTCCTATCCGGAGCAGGAGCGCGAGTTGCCGGCGCGTTTTCGCGGGCGGCACGTGCTGCACCGCTATGAGAATGGGCTGGAACGTTGCGTCGGCTGCTACCTGTGCGCGGGCGCCTGTCCCGCCGACGCCATCTATATCGAGGCCGAGGAGAATACCGAGGAGAATCGCGTCTCTCCAGGCGAACGATACGCGAAGGTCTTCGACGTAAACCTGCTGCGCTGCATCTTCTGTGGCTATTGTGAAGCGGCCTGCCCAACCGGGGCCATTACGCTGGAGCGCATCTATAAACTGGCTTCGTACTATCCAGAAGATATGGTTTATCACAAGGAACAACTGCTTGAGCCCGAGGGACAGGCAACGGTCGGTTCAGCTGCCGTCTGGTTCGAGCCGCCCCCGCCCGAGGCCCCACAACCGATTCCACAGGAAACGCATGTGTTTGATGGCTCGCAGGCCAGCGCCGCCGCCGTCGGCCTGGGCACTATTCCCACCCAGGAACCCGTGTTGCTAACGGACGAAGAACAGGACGAGGATCGCCGGAAGTTGCAGCGGGGAAAGGACTGGGAAAAGGTATGA
- a CDS encoding NADH-quinone oxidoreductase subunit J: MNVTPTVVTFFLLAIASVASAIGVIAFRNAVHSALSLILTLLFLALFYLQLNSLFIAIVQILIYAGAIMVLFLFVVTMLASEAPDNEPPDRIPWQRGVAAALGIVLVGSLSYLIFYTATINNSAIATGANSLAHEVTTQGDIQAFGLALFHGFAFPFEVTSLLIVVAILGAMVFGRRS; encoded by the coding sequence ATGAACGTCACGCCAACAGTCGTTACCTTCTTTTTGCTGGCAATCGCCAGCGTTGCTTCCGCCATCGGGGTGATCGCGTTTCGCAATGCCGTACACAGCGCCCTGAGCCTGATCCTGACGCTGCTCTTCCTGGCGCTGTTCTACCTGCAACTGAACTCGTTGTTCATTGCCATTGTGCAAATCCTGATCTATGCCGGCGCGATCATGGTCTTATTCCTCTTTGTCGTCACCATGCTGGCCTCGGAAGCCCCGGATAACGAGCCGCCCGACCGCATTCCCTGGCAGCGGGGAGTAGCTGCCGCGCTGGGTATTGTTCTTGTCGGCTCCTTGAGCTACCTGATTTTCTATACGGCGACCATCAATAACAGCGCCATCGCTACCGGAGCGAACAGTCTCGCGCATGAGGTAACGACGCAGGGCGACATTCAGGCGTTCGGCCTCGCGCTGTTCCATGGTTTCGCCTTTCCTTTTGAGGTGACGAGCCTGTTGATCGTCGTGGCAATCCTGGGCGCGATGGTATTTGGGCGCAGGTCATAG